A genomic stretch from Marinobacter fonticola includes:
- the xisR gene encoding excisionase family protein — protein MTGLTKDQIKIRRRQWVEGRQWKYGPDGVIWYNHAEIDRWVESGWAAT, from the coding sequence ATGACCGGGCTCACCAAGGACCAGATAAAAATCCGCAGAAGGCAATGGGTGGAGGGCCGGCAGTGGAAGTACGGGCCTGACGGCGTTATCTGGTACAACCATGCCGAAATAGATCGTTGGGTAGAATCAGGCTGGGCTGCCACGTAG